The segment CAGACAAGCACCTCCCGATGGgccgccaccaccaccaacTATGGGGACCCAAGCGGCATTTTCGCATCGTGTACGTATAAAAATATAGATACTCGATAGTCGATGTTCATTATTGTTTATCAAATTTGAACATTCTAGTTAACCAGACAGGCACCTCCAGAAAATCCTCCGCCTCCAGCTTTCCATCGAGTGCGTATATTATTGAATTACTGTTATAGGTTGTTTTAATCAAATTCAAGCATTCCAGACTGCCAGGCAAGCACCCCCCGATGAGCCTCCACCACCAGCCTTAGAGACCTCAGCAGGATCTTTGTATCGAGTACGTGTAACAATACATGCTTATTTCGTATTATATTTGCCATAGTGGATTATTTCAGATTGCCAGACAGGCTCCTCCCGATGTTCCGCCACCACCAGCTTTGACAGCTTCAAACACAAATTTTGTATGAAAAACATGTGCTTCTATTACAAAAATTCATTAATTATGCTTGATTTACAGAAACATCAGCAAATTCAAGGGAATCGTCAAATGCGTTCAATACCCAATGCTGGATTGAACGCCAAGGAGATTGACGGTTTCAAAAGCATGTCGCAGTTGAACTTACGCGCAAAACGCGAAGCTCGCGGAACTGGGGGCAGACTTTCAAGTCGTACAGGATAATCCGAATAATCCGGATAATTAACTCTTAGTATGTTTATTGTTATTAAATATTCCCTCAATCAATCCGAACACTTGTCTTTTAGTCATATTTTGTAATATCCGAAAACTTTACTTATCTCGCTCGCAGTTGAAGAAACGAAAAGAATTATATCTTaaaataaaacctgatttaatccacctagtggtgaaaggagcctttgttatacggtcttacttgctatttaagatagaaatcgacacgtttggtttacataaaatttttggaaattgactaagtttacaaaatttgaactctgccaaaggttcgataaacttaataAAAGCCAAATGTTTGGAATttggataagccaactgtcaaacagaccgagcgagagttactttttgctggagcagcataggaaaatgaactctcactcgttctgtttggcagttggcttatccgcccttttcaaatattAGTCGATAATTACTCCGTATTGGCTctttattaaaaaaatctcatagTGTCTAATTGCACTGTTACTACATCTAGGAGTCCTATCGCTCATTTCAACTCATttggagtccaattgctccgtaTCGGCTCGTAATACAAGTCGTAGTATTCAATTGCACTGCTACAACTAGAAATCATCATCGTCAACAGAATTTATATGAGAAATTGCTAAGCAATTTATATTATAAGATTTTTCGGTCCTTTCATTTTGTCAAATCGATACTAGTAAAATAAATATCCAAATCAAACTTTCAAATGCACTGCTCcctttattcaaaaatttaccTTCTTGAATCATTGTGCTGCACTGTTTCCGACCGGATTCATTTGCTCATATTCTTCTCGTTTTACCAAATCTCACTAAAAATAAGTTAACCTATAACTCGCTGTATTTAAATTTACTTTTAGATACAGTCAtttgcaaaaaagaaaatgattcaTTTCAATATCTTTCTGACGAATTCGTTGGCCTTATTTTAACAAGAAACTCTGTGAATGTGAGCTCAACAAGTCTGAAAGCAACAACAAACTTTACTGTTTGAAGCGTTATAGACAACCAAATAAATGATTAGAAGTTAATTTAGAAAAATCGTTCCTATCATTGCAATTGAATTCCCGTTCGGCAAAATATAATTGAATTCGAAGTGTATTTAAATTCTCATTTCGGAGTCCAATCGCTCCATATCTATTTATAATTCAATGACCCACAGTATCCAATCGCACTACTCAGTATTATTATCATTCACAAAAAAATCAGACTACCAAACAATATATTTTAACAAACCTTTTCTTACTTttttcattgtcaaaatgctttatTAAAACAAATCTGCTTCAAATTCCTCCATTTCCCGATCAAAATCAAGTCTACAGAGTGTCCCAGCACTATATCAAAAAACCCAGGggtcacccctcaaatgatagcttagggcgTCAAAACCAAACTTTTATAtcacgtcaacattggttgacgcgattttGAGGTCGCACGtttgagttttatgaataaatggcatttttcaggagttaattcaaaaaaatatttttagaaatgttaaagtaggtgaaacaaggtgAAACAAGGtgcttaactattttttcacaaactttgagatctgatacattcataaaaaaagttatggtggcatgtctggattcatatttggttacaaaaatttaaaattttcgaaatttcattttaataaacgtcaaaacagggtctCAGAGTACGCAGCTTaggaaattttataacaattttttaattttattttttatcgcaattttttaattttagcagttccacgtgaaaaaggtaaataataaaaattgaactGTTTATTCTACGTGTTTGAtgggaggaaatatgcaccttccaaagaagttggcaccatttaggctcaagaatcacttttaaaaagcgcgtatttattttattaggtactatgtttgagaaattgtattgtattgtattgacgGCTAGCGGGTGCAAACTTCGAAAAATATTAGCaagcctttggcaactttattcacatCAAGTTTTTTCCACCAAGTTTTGATCACAACAAATATTTCCTCTTTTGATTATTGTTGTAGAATTATGACGCCCACGTGAGCGAAGTTGCCAAAAGCTGATAAGCGGTTttgaaaagtgtacccactagccgccattacgcgcGCGAAAAAGTGGATACGTGGCCGAAGATAATTCCTTACCTTAATTATTTTCCAAACGCGCTCATTATTCGGATTTCGAGCAGTTTGAGTTTCCTCCCGATTTCCGAGCAACTGGAGACATTTTCTACAGacaaatctggcatctctgttcTGCCTGTATCAATTcttgcgtaacttttcaaaaggacctaagaaacgatgagagattctctttgtgcttCTTCTCTTTCATTTGCCACGACGGTGCAAATGCATTTTAAATCATCAGCTtagcatgaatcggttgctactTAGTGTCCCTATTTAGCTAAACGTTAAGAAAATTTTCGTTGAAATGcgtttatgtcgccgtaataatcggaagagagggACCCATAAGAGTGTCTCtggagtctctcaatgttacttaggtccttttgaaaagtaacGCGagaattcgctatgacggcaccgcacgacctcttttccacctacagaactgcccgtagctgaatgcgtgaaaattatttccgacatattCTGTCTTTTgactctttaacaaatcgctattcggcttcacgcaaactcgaaactaatgtaggtgtctccactgcggcaCCGTCAAGCGAAATCAAACTGTTGTCAAAGTCAaaactcaaaacaaactttagaaattcaagtttatttatttatcgcaGCGGTTTTTTCTGTAtaataaattttactttttaaacACAACATTCAAgttcgaaaaagtgaaaatgaaagATTCTGAGGATCTAGAGTTGCAGgttaatgcaaacgaaatgTGTCGTACTTGTTTGGGGCAGTTCACCTCGAACCAATTGAAGCCGATTTTCTGCAACGAGATTCTGGATGGCAAAATAGTTGCATTTCCAAAGATTATAGAGGCTACCATGTCTATAAAGGTATTCCTATGCGTTAATTGCACCCTTTAATTGAGTATTTCTTTTAACTTGTTTATTACAGCCCGTTAAAAATGGAGTGTTTCCGAACAACGTTTGCGTGACCTGTAAAACTAAGCTAAAAGAACTGTTTTCTTTCAAAGAAAAAGTTACGACATCCCAGGATTTGCTATATGAAATATTTGGAATAGAGAAACCTATACCTCCAGAGACAACACAGCAAATCCCGCAGCATCTGAAAAAGGAAAAGGTTAACTCACTGGTTCAGACTGACATAATTAGACTGTCCGAAGGCGATGAACATATTTACAATCATTTTCTCTTGATTGACAAACCCTCAAAACCTAAATTCAGAGATATTTCTACCCAAAACGCACCTTCGTTGAAAGATACATTCACTCAATTTACACCAGAGCATCATCAACGACATGTATCAATCCAGGTAGCTCAACCAGCCAAAAATCTAAAACATGCAGGAATTCAAGTTGAAATTGTTACTGAAGATATTTCGAAGGATCCTCAATTTGTGGAAAATGAATTGCATGATGTTACTGAAATGGATTTAATGTACGAAATAGAAGAAAATACATCGTTTTCGGATAAAGAAGTTACCGATACCGAAAATGAAACAATCGAAGCTCTGGTAGTGGAGAAGAATGTTAGAGTAATACCGCATGATGAAAACGAGAAGCAGCTTATAACAGTTACTGCGTCCAAATCTAACGTTAAATTAGAACTCGAGTTAGTAAATGAGAATGAACAAGATGAATGTGTTGCCTACGAAGCTCTCGATGGGGTAAGCATTAATTCGTCAGTAACGTCTGAACCAGTAAGCACAGCTAAATATTCAAAATATTGCTGTCGATACTGTCAGTATATTACCGACATTAAGACACTATACGATTCACATAATGAAATTCATCAACAAAGTTTAGAAACTGTCATAGATAGTGTTGATTACTATCGCTGTGGGACTTGCAATTTCGTTTTTCCAACCCACGTGGATTTGGGAAAACATTTTGAGTCCGCATCGTGCAGCCCCACTAACCcaaatgaattgattgaatctgaAGATGTTGAAAAACACGAGCAAGTTTATAAAGAACTGGACATTTGTCTACCACGCCTGAAATCGTTCCGTAAAAACGATATATCCGAAGTAACCTGCGGAAGATGTtcgttaaatttcagttccttGTCGAATGCCGTAGACCATTATGCCGCAACTCACGATGAAGATGATGATTCGCATCAGGAAGCGAGTGTGCTTTGGGAATCGTACGGTTTTAATAACATTCATGTTTGCGGAATTTGTCACAGCCAGTTTGCAGACGCAAGCTTTATCCGACAACATGTTTACTTTCACCGAAACTGGTTTGATTGTCCATACAGCTGCGGACAAagttttaacgatttttttaaaatgactgTTCACATAAACCGCAAGCACTTGCATGAAAAGTCAACTAATGTTTCGGCACCGACTtctgtaaaaagagaaaaaaccatTCCGCAGTCGGAATCAGTATGTCATATATGCTTCAAGCGTTTCATCTCAAAGGCGTCATTCAAAGTCCATGTAAAGTAAGTTTTTACATGTCCTACTACATGCAAATATTTCAATTGTCTCTTATTactattaattaattattagaaaccACTTTGCCGAACGACGGTACAACTGTTCGATGTGCACGAAGGCATTCCTCCAGAAGTCTGATCTAACCATTCACATTCGTTCGCATACTGACGAACGGCCGTTTGCCTGTACCGTTGCCGGTTGTGACAAAAAGTTTCGCACTTCCAGCCACCGGCGAGACCACATGTCTACTCATGCCCAAGAGAAAAAGTACCAGTGTgatgtttgccaaaaatatttcaaagcaGAGCGCATCTTGCAAGGACATATGCGGTTAGTAACTCAAGAAACTaccgaaaagttgaaaatttatcATTAAACATTATCTCTGTTATAGGTTGCATTCTGGTTTCAAGCCTTTCGAGTGCGGTTTATGCGGCAAGTGTTTTAGCAGAAAACATCATCTAAAACTTCACATGAAAACACACGATGCCACAAATGAATAACGAGCGCATGTGGAAATATAATATAGGTAATTGATAAGTTTTAAATAGTATTAGGTaatattaaaatttgttttatatcaATCTACTCATGTCGGGCATTTGAGTTGATAAAATTGAgtaattcaaattaaaatccgATTTTACCTATTCTGTAGTTCTCTTTACAACACTTCGATATCCGCTTATTATAtccgttttttttcttgtgtagactcatcactgcgaccaattctgtagatctattgtgatatcgtccggGTGGTTGATGTAACCTGCACTGTTAGTTTAGTAACATTTTTACATCTGtcagaacacaatgataaatttttgCTAACATAACTTTCATTTGGAGCGAAACTTTGAACCTTAACTAAATCATAAATTTATAATTCATCGAGGGTCTGCCACAACGTGAACGTTTGGTTCGTCGTGGAGCGTCTCATTCGTAAACCATAGTGGTATCCGCCAGCAAAGGTGACCTGTAACATAACAGCTTCAGTTTACGAAGTAACTTATGgcccgataattgctgcatttgaGTCGATAGAGAGTACCTACATGATCTTCCAACCACTTCGTAGATAGCTTTTTCTCATAAACAATACAAGCTTTCGATCCcgagttgaaaaaaaaacatcggGGATGCCGTCCATTTCACCAGCTTTGCCATCGTTTAGTTCTCCAGCAGTTTTTGCAATCTCGCCTACAGTTGCTGGATCCGCTGCTTGTTTATCATGCTCAATCATTATCCTGTTTTTGTGAACAGCTCCATCTTATTCACTATTTATCAGTAGATCAAAATGATGCTTCCAACCTATGACCTCCTCCGATTTTCGGTAATAAAGTTCCCTTCTTTGTCATTGCACTTAATATGTGCAtgttctttacggacttgagacagtaaatttgcttacggaagatatacgtgcacttTCCGTATTTGcacgaaaggtattgcggacttttttggtggagtacaactggaaagcggagagtggcggaggcgtagaATCACGAGCTACTGGCACTGCTTGGAataattcccatcgtacacctgacgaaagttgggagactacggtgtgCCGGTGGGCTCTGaggccgcaaggttaccgagtctactttgacaagcgaatggtcgtgagTTCGAAACATAGTAGAATCAGgttattcgatgtcaaagtaactttagcatgggtttattccagACCCCTCGTCACTctttcttcatgctgaattctatattatcccgataaggtctattgacagtgcaaaaaggacttttatagttaaatgcgcactggttagctgcgccagagatggctataattggggacggTAGAGAAAGTATTGTAGGTAAACCCGATTatcacacaagcacgcataaaatttcgctcattcaatagcgattatagcaaaaagaaatgcgatgcgggtcatacagcaaatacccgggcgatatcacaatagatcaaagatactggtcgcagtgatgagtccatacggaaaaaacggtgggccggccacgacgcaaggatgccggacgactgtgcaatgaaatccattctcttcaagaacccaaccggcaccaggaatagaggggcccaacgtgcaagatggttcgaccaggttgaagtcaaCTTGCATGTGTCAAGACgtgcaacgaattggtgacaagTAACCCAGGAGCGAGTACAATGAAGAGAaatttttgatacggcaagagccgaaaaaaaactgtaaaaaaattaatagaacaaatttttcttaaattgTACGAAGGCTTAATGCCTCCATTTGTGATTTGTCCGAAAACTTTCTATCAGTCGCCGCTAGTCAAAAATGCTAATTTGCGCCTTATTAGCATCACATCCGATCCTGGCCCAAAATAGAACTTCAACCTGGACATTGCATTTGCGAATGGAAGACGATCGATGTTTGGATCGTCATTTGACAATATTGTGTTCTTGAAGATTTCGAGCAATTTAGTACCAGCGTAGTTAACCTTGAAAATGGTGAACTTAGGCAGTTCATCCTCTACTCCCGTCAATGCCATTGAGTCTACCAGAAGATCTTTCCAAGCTTCAAAAGATGGCGATGACTCTCATCGTCATCTATTGGCTTGCATTCTGGTATGTTAATGGAGGCGATGGAGAGTTGGTTAAAGTCTTGACTCTTCAGAATTAGGTATAGCTGCCATTGTGCTAGAAAATTGAGCTTCCCTTTCAACATCGGATCTATCAAGTTCTTTTCCGTAAATACCTAGGAGTTCCTCGTTAATTCGCTGACTTTCTTAGAGCTCATCCATGGGCTGTACGTTATTGGCCTTCTCAGTTGTAAATTCACGAGACAGATCTTTGACTTTACactttttcctttgttttcccACCGAAGTATTTTCCACCGGTGTTTGTCGGGTCAAAACCTTTATAATGTAGCCACGCTTCGGCATTTGCTTTGCTGTAATTTATAAAGTATAATTTAAGCAGTGCAAGATGCGAATgcgtaccatcacaaataaaggtaactctccgttttgattcaaaatgtaGCGGTTTTTAAGttccttgtcgcctctgtaatctacagtctctgtagacCACTCCgctcaactttttttttatttattgccgATCCGGTTCGCTcatgcaatattttattgaaatttgggCCGCTTCgcccaaaaatcaaaatcttttGAAATAACGAAATTTGAATCTCAATTTTCACTCTACTTAGTTCAGGATGCGCCATATCGTATCCGAATCGCAAAACGCGCGTCCTTCCTTCTCGAAAATGGTACACAGAATGATCTTCCGCTGGCTTCTAAAGTTACTTGACCTTACGGGAAATGTTGCATTGCCTCAAAAAATTTGCGCTAATTATTTACCTAGTTGCCAAACGTTCAGTCTAACTTAGTTTGCGTTTTACAGTGCTGACATTTAGAAAGATCGTTATTTCTTAGTTGATTCCTTATTCGATCACGTATGACTGAGCAAGCTTTATAGATCGTATGTATTTTCTATATAATTTATCTTTAGTTACTGAATTCTACCACATCAATCATATTCACTACAGTGTTGTGTCTCACGAAGCAATTCTTCGCTTCCGCAAGAGCGCAATCCCAATACTGGTAACTTTAGAATCTCTTCTTCTTCTCTGCTCTGGTTTGCAGCCAACATGTGAGTTCTGGCTCGATTTTTCCCAGTCGTCACTCACTGACACCTTGCGTCAAACCACTAACTGGAAGCAA is part of the Sabethes cyaneus chromosome 2, idSabCyanKW18_F2, whole genome shotgun sequence genome and harbors:
- the LOC128737629 gene encoding zinc finger protein 37 homolog, whose protein sequence is MKDSEDLELQVNANEMCRTCLGQFTSNQLKPIFCNEILDGKIVAFPKIIEATMSIKPVKNGVFPNNVCVTCKTKLKELFSFKEKVTTSQDLLYEIFGIEKPIPPETTQQIPQHLKKEKVNSLVQTDIIRLSEGDEHIYNHFLLIDKPSKPKFRDISTQNAPSLKDTFTQFTPEHHQRHVSIQVAQPAKNLKHAGIQVEIVTEDISKDPQFVENELHDVTEMDLMYEIEENTSFSDKEVTDTENETIEALVVEKNVRVIPHDENEKQLITVTASKSNVKLELELVNENEQDECVAYEALDGVSINSSVTSEPVSTAKYSKYCCRYCQYITDIKTLYDSHNEIHQQSLETVIDSVDYYRCGTCNFVFPTHVDLGKHFESASCSPTNPNELIESEDVEKHEQVYKELDICLPRLKSFRKNDISEVTCGRCSLNFSSLSNAVDHYAATHDEDDDSHQEASVLWESYGFNNIHVCGICHSQFADASFIRQHVYFHRNWFDCPYSCGQSFNDFFKMTVHINRKHLHEKSTNVSAPTSVKREKTIPQSESVCHICFKRFISKASFKVHVKNHFAERRYNCSMCTKAFLQKSDLTIHIRSHTDERPFACTVAGCDKKFRTSSHRRDHMSTHAQEKKYQCDVCQKYFKAERILQGHMRLHSGFKPFECGLCGKCFSRKHHLKLHMKTHDATNE